Proteins found in one Candidatus Nitrosopelagicus brevis genomic segment:
- a CDS encoding DegT/DnrJ/EryC1/StrS family aminotransferase produces MKKDFFKDSKIKFPAYEPWISKEDEKIISKTLKQSMLTLGPQLEKFEADFCKYSKAKYAVAVSNCTAALHLSLKALGIKENDEVIIPDLTFVADANAVLACNAKPIAVDINKENFFLSISNVKKNITKRTKAIIPVHIYGQVCNIEEILDMAKDNNLKVIEDCAHAVGTFHKSKHVGTIGHTGCFSFYPTKNITTAEGGMVTTNSKNIAEKVRQLRSHGMTKSLKSRYSSEYPWVFDIVEPGYNYRLDEIRSALGITQLKRIKKINELRKKASFYYHRNLKNIPGIILPDMVRDRSHSYHLYTIRVTKPFKLSRNQLYKKLKENGIRTTVYWMPIHEYAAYRKFTKKSNVVNTTKIYDEILALPLFPNISKKHQDAVIKVIKSVL; encoded by the coding sequence ATGAAAAAAGATTTTTTTAAAGATTCTAAAATTAAATTTCCTGCATATGAACCATGGATATCAAAAGAAGATGAAAAAATTATCAGTAAAACACTCAAACAAAGTATGTTAACACTTGGTCCTCAATTAGAAAAGTTTGAGGCTGATTTTTGTAAATACTCGAAGGCAAAATATGCAGTAGCAGTATCAAATTGTACTGCTGCATTACATTTATCACTAAAAGCATTAGGAATTAAAGAAAATGATGAAGTCATTATACCTGATCTAACTTTTGTTGCTGACGCTAATGCAGTGCTTGCTTGTAATGCAAAACCGATAGCTGTCGATATAAACAAAGAAAATTTCTTTTTATCTATTTCAAATGTAAAAAAAAATATTACAAAAAGAACCAAAGCAATAATTCCAGTTCATATTTATGGCCAAGTTTGTAATATTGAAGAGATTTTAGATATGGCAAAAGATAACAATCTAAAAGTTATAGAAGATTGTGCACACGCTGTTGGAACATTTCATAAATCAAAACATGTAGGAACAATTGGTCATACTGGGTGCTTTTCATTTTACCCAACCAAAAACATTACAACTGCTGAAGGAGGAATGGTGACAACAAATTCAAAAAATATTGCTGAAAAAGTTAGACAACTGCGAAGTCATGGGATGACAAAATCTCTAAAAAGTCGTTATTCCAGTGAATATCCTTGGGTTTTTGATATTGTTGAACCAGGATACAATTATAGATTGGATGAAATAAGATCCGCGTTAGGAATAACACAACTAAAGAGAATTAAAAAAATAAATGAACTTCGTAAAAAAGCATCTTTCTATTATCATAGAAATTTAAAAAATATTCCTGGAATAATCCTGCCAGATATGGTGCGTGATAGAAGTCACTCTTATCACTTATACACAATTCGTGTGACTAAACCTTTCAAATTATCAAGAAATCAATTGTATAAGAAACTAAAAGAAAATGGAATTAGAACAACGGTGTATTGGATGCCAATTCATGAATATGCAGCATACCGTAAATTTACAAAGAAATCTAATGTTGTCAATACAACGAAAATCTATGATGAGATTTTAGCACTTCCATTATTTCCAAATATTTCTAAAAAACATCAGGATGCAGTAATTAAAGTAATTAAATCTGTATTATAA
- a CDS encoding Gfo/Idh/MocA family protein has product MRKMEPLKFGVIGCSRIAKRSVIPAILKSEFTELEIIGSASDGKVKEFAKEFKCKKFGSYEDVFSDDSIDAVYISTPIGTHAELSNRATAAGKHVYVEKSATYSLTNAREMVESAKQNNVRLMEGFMFRFHPQHQKVKELISENKIGQLVAFNGSFGFPAFPEGDIRYNDLKGGGFLNDSGCYPICASRMIFDEEPISVGCTLRYNQADNPVDVKGTSVLIYENNKNASISFGNGNYYQAKYEVWGTDGVISTDRAYSVPPDFTTKINLQYNTENNWEGRKNDTFKIQPKDHFLEILDTFCMEITGTKNSSYNFEDELLKQAKVMEAHRHSSNTEKQVFLSEL; this is encoded by the coding sequence ATGAGAAAAATGGAGCCTCTAAAATTTGGTGTCATTGGTTGTTCACGTATTGCAAAGCGTTCTGTGATTCCTGCCATATTAAAATCAGAATTTACAGAACTTGAAATAATTGGTAGTGCGTCTGATGGCAAAGTAAAAGAATTTGCCAAAGAGTTCAAGTGTAAAAAATTTGGCAGTTATGAAGATGTATTTTCAGATGATTCAATTGATGCAGTGTACATTTCAACTCCAATTGGGACACATGCAGAATTATCCAACAGGGCAACAGCTGCAGGAAAACATGTTTATGTTGAAAAATCTGCTACATATTCTCTAACTAATGCAAGAGAAATGGTTGAATCTGCAAAGCAAAACAATGTTCGACTAATGGAGGGTTTTATGTTCCGATTCCATCCACAGCATCAAAAAGTAAAAGAATTGATTAGTGAAAATAAAATTGGTCAACTTGTAGCATTCAATGGTAGTTTTGGATTTCCAGCATTTCCAGAGGGCGATATTAGATACAATGATCTTAAAGGTGGTGGATTCTTGAATGATTCTGGATGTTATCCAATTTGTGCAAGTAGAATGATCTTTGATGAAGAACCTATTTCTGTAGGATGTACATTACGATATAATCAAGCAGATAACCCAGTGGATGTTAAAGGTACTTCTGTTTTGATATATGAAAATAACAAGAACGCATCAATTTCATTTGGAAATGGAAACTATTATCAAGCAAAATATGAAGTCTGGGGAACAGATGGTGTGATATCCACAGATAGAGCTTACTCTGTTCCTCCTGATTTTACAACTAAGATTAATTTACAATATAATACAGAAAATAATTGGGAAGGTAGAAAAAATGATACCTTCAAAATTCAACCAAAAGATCATTTTCTAGAAATACTTGATACTTTTTGTATGGAAATTACTGGGACAAAAAATTCATCATATAATTTTGAAGACGAATTGTTAAAACAAGCAAAAGTCATGGAAGCCCATAGACATTCTTCAAATACAGAAAAACAAGTATTTCTTAGCGAATTATAA
- a CDS encoding NDP-hexose 2,3-dehydratase family protein: MIIDEIKVILENNEYELDSDTISRIQTMLESIRDDNQINKLDYVIEWFNKKREESDMIVEEIGVNDLDKWNVDSNTGNVKHESGGFFQVIGVKASNTFDREVGKKGWTQPMIAKNPGGILGILMKRINGIPHYLLQAKAEPGNIGKLQLSPTLQATTSNLLKAHGGSKPLFAEYFNEENNLNIIYAKWQSEDGGRFYLKSNYNMIVEVTEDKDLEIPDSFIWVTLYQIKQLMKIENFVGPHVRGIISYL, from the coding sequence ATGATAATTGATGAAATTAAAGTGATATTGGAAAATAATGAATATGAATTAGATTCTGACACAATTTCAAGAATTCAAACTATGCTTGAATCCATAAGAGATGACAATCAAATAAACAAACTGGATTATGTCATTGAATGGTTTAACAAAAAACGTGAAGAATCAGATATGATTGTAGAAGAAATTGGCGTTAATGATTTGGACAAATGGAACGTAGACTCAAACACGGGTAATGTAAAACATGAATCTGGTGGATTTTTTCAAGTAATCGGTGTTAAAGCGTCTAATACATTTGATCGTGAAGTTGGAAAAAAAGGTTGGACACAGCCAATGATTGCAAAAAACCCAGGTGGTATTTTGGGAATTTTAATGAAAAGAATTAATGGTATACCACATTATCTTTTGCAGGCAAAAGCAGAGCCAGGCAATATTGGAAAATTACAATTATCACCAACACTTCAAGCAACAACAAGTAATTTGTTAAAAGCACATGGAGGTTCAAAGCCATTATTTGCTGAATATTTTAATGAAGAAAATAATCTAAACATCATCTATGCAAAATGGCAATCAGAAGATGGCGGTAGATTTTATTTAAAATCAAATTACAATATGATCGTAGAAGTTACTGAAGACAAAGACTTGGAAATTCCAGATTCATTCATTTGGGTTACATTATATCAAATCAAGCAATTAATGAAGATTGAAAACTTTGTTGGACCACATGTTAGAGGAATTATTTCCTATCTATGA
- a CDS encoding glycosyltransferase family 2 protein, with product MSLAIGIPAYNEEKNIAVIITQLKEITDKIIVCDDGSRDLTSKISEDLGAIVIKHEKNLGYGAAIRSIFLKAKDLDCDALVTFDADGQHRIQDISKVIQPIIEKKSDIVIGSRFLDDGEKEVPNYRKVGIKVITKITNMSIKKELTDSQSGFRAYSKQVLSELNPSELGMGISTEILIKASSQEFRITEVPIKIMYGGNTSTHNPISHGSSVLLSTIKFTSIENPLKFYGIPSVFFLIIGLSFTIWTIQEYAISGEIITNIAIIAIGCVIVGVVLLLCAILLYSLVSVVREGKN from the coding sequence ATGAGTCTCGCAATTGGAATTCCTGCTTATAATGAAGAAAAAAATATTGCTGTAATTATTACGCAATTAAAGGAAATTACTGATAAAATTATTGTTTGTGATGACGGGTCCAGAGATCTTACATCTAAAATTTCTGAAGATTTAGGTGCTATTGTGATAAAACATGAAAAAAATTTAGGTTATGGGGCAGCTATTAGAAGTATATTCTTAAAAGCAAAAGATTTGGATTGTGATGCATTAGTAACATTTGACGCTGATGGTCAACATAGAATTCAGGATATTAGCAAAGTAATACAACCAATTATTGAAAAGAAATCAGATATTGTAATTGGTTCTAGATTTTTAGATGATGGGGAAAAAGAAGTTCCAAACTATAGAAAAGTTGGAATTAAAGTAATTACAAAAATTACCAATATGTCAATTAAAAAAGAATTAACTGATTCTCAAAGTGGATTCAGAGCTTATTCTAAACAAGTTTTATCTGAATTGAATCCCTCGGAATTAGGAATGGGAATTTCTACAGAAATATTGATTAAAGCAAGTAGTCAAGAATTTAGAATAACTGAAGTGCCAATAAAAATTATGTATGGTGGAAATACATCAACACATAATCCTATTTCACACGGTTCGTCAGTTTTACTTAGTACTATAAAATTCACTTCAATTGAAAATCCATTAAAATTTTATGGCATTCCTTCAGTATTTTTTCTTATAATTGGTTTATCTTTTACTATATGGACAATACAAGAATATGCAATTAGTGGTGAAATAATTACAAATATTGCAATTATTGCAATAGGTTGTGTAATAGTTGGTGTAGTCCTATTGCTGTGTGCCATCTTACTTTATTCATTAGTTTCTGTAGTACGAGAAGGAAAAAATTAA
- a CDS encoding DUF5989 family protein: MSRLQTIKEIFQLYINKKKFYMFPIFILLLALVGVTALAQSGLVAFIYPI, translated from the coding sequence ATGTCACGTTTGCAAACTATCAAAGAAATTTTTCAACTTTATATTAATAAAAAAAAGTTTTACATGTTCCCAATTTTCATATTACTCTTGGCACTTGTTGGAGTCACAGCTTTAGCACAATCAGGACTTGTAGCCTTTATCTATCCGATATAA
- a CDS encoding carbamoyltransferase family protein codes for MYTLGISCYYHDSAAALLKDGVVVAAVEEERFSRKKFDDDYPRMAIEWCLKEAGISPSDIKSVAFYDKPVLKFERLLDNYIAVAPRGLYSFLNTMPKWLHSRLWTKSEIKKSLKGFTGEILFPEHHMSHAAHAFYTSQFEESAILTVDGVGEWSTTSFGHAKNNTINLTHDIRWPHSLGLFYSAFTYFLGFRVNEGEYKLMGLASYGKPKYYDEIIHNLVDIKDDGSIHLDMSYFAFTYDKVMTNEKFSKLFGIEPRKKNEKAEQIHFDIGASAQKVLEDILLKMVNHVYENSNSKNLCIGGGVALNGVANYRILKEGHFDNIHVPPSPGDAGSAVGCAQYIYYNYHNNQRIIHKNPSHQITENVYVGPSFSNEEIFEYLNSEKISFEKIEGDELLSRTAKLISDGNIVGWYQDKMEWGPRALGCRSILADPRKAEMKDILNEKIKHRESFRPFAPSILEEYVSEYFDIDRISPYMLMVVPVKKPEKIPAVTHVDGTGRLQTVHREANPLYYDLIKEFYKITGVPVVINTSMNVMGEPIVHTPEQAYQMIVKTDMDYLVMGNYLVKK; via the coding sequence GTGTATACTCTTGGAATTTCATGTTATTATCATGATTCGGCTGCTGCATTACTCAAAGATGGTGTTGTTGTTGCAGCAGTTGAAGAGGAGAGATTCTCTAGAAAGAAATTTGATGATGATTATCCACGAATGGCAATTGAATGGTGTTTGAAAGAAGCAGGAATTTCACCTTCTGATATAAAATCAGTAGCATTTTACGATAAACCTGTTCTCAAATTTGAAAGATTGCTTGATAATTATATTGCCGTGGCACCTAGAGGTTTATACAGTTTTTTGAATACTATGCCAAAATGGTTACACAGTAGGCTCTGGACAAAAAGTGAAATTAAAAAATCACTTAAGGGATTTACTGGAGAAATTCTATTTCCTGAACATCATATGTCGCATGCAGCACATGCATTCTATACCTCTCAGTTTGAAGAATCTGCAATACTTACTGTTGATGGAGTAGGTGAGTGGAGCACTACATCGTTTGGACATGCAAAAAATAACACCATTAATTTAACTCACGATATACGTTGGCCTCATTCTCTTGGATTATTTTATTCTGCATTCACGTATTTTTTGGGATTTAGAGTGAATGAAGGTGAGTACAAGCTAATGGGACTTGCATCTTATGGTAAACCAAAATATTATGATGAAATCATACACAATCTTGTCGATATCAAAGATGATGGAAGTATACATCTTGATATGAGTTATTTTGCATTTACATATGACAAAGTAATGACAAATGAAAAATTTTCTAAATTATTTGGTATTGAACCACGAAAGAAAAATGAGAAAGCTGAACAAATTCATTTTGATATTGGTGCAAGTGCACAAAAAGTTTTAGAAGATATCCTATTAAAAATGGTAAACCATGTCTATGAAAATTCTAATTCGAAGAATCTATGTATTGGTGGAGGAGTTGCACTAAACGGTGTTGCAAATTATAGAATATTAAAAGAAGGTCATTTTGATAATATCCATGTACCTCCATCACCAGGAGATGCAGGAAGTGCAGTTGGTTGTGCACAATACATCTATTATAATTATCACAATAATCAAAGAATTATTCATAAAAATCCTTCCCATCAAATTACTGAAAATGTATACGTTGGACCATCATTTTCAAACGAAGAAATTTTTGAATATCTAAATTCTGAAAAAATATCATTTGAAAAAATAGAAGGTGATGAATTATTATCTAGAACGGCTAAACTAATCTCTGATGGAAATATAGTCGGTTGGTATCAAGATAAAATGGAATGGGGTCCACGTGCACTTGGTTGTAGAAGTATACTTGCAGATCCAAGAAAAGCAGAAATGAAAGATATTCTTAATGAAAAAATTAAACATAGAGAATCATTCAGACCATTTGCGCCATCAATCCTAGAAGAATATGTTTCAGAATATTTTGATATTGATCGTATTAGTCCATACATGTTGATGGTAGTACCTGTAAAGAAACCAGAAAAAATTCCTGCAGTTACTCATGTTGATGGTACTGGTCGTTTACAAACAGTACATCGAGAAGCAAATCCTCTTTATTATGATTTAATTAAAGAGTTTTACAAAATTACTGGTGTTCCTGTAGTGATTAACACTTCGATGAATGTTATGGGTGAACCAATTGTTCACACTCCTGAACAGGCATATCAAATGATAGTGAAAACAGATATGGATTATTTGGTAATGGGAAATTATTTGGTGAAAAAATAG
- a CDS encoding SGNH/GDSL hydrolase family protein: protein MSVQVGYKKQFFLYLLLFLILIVTIESGIRIYDHYYPSCSFFDSDVFLEMDDNLKRTICHDNSKLKWSIMPLRLEPNQNFETLNVNSDGFRGPELQENSKYRIFIVGGSTVFGVGATSDNHTIPGYIQQFFDKQFPDEDIEIINAGIPKAYSSTEAEFIKNSLVNYNPDLIVIYDGWNDLNHSYKQFESIDSSPTDELIRMINRSDYLTPKVLIQQYFNYQRTSTDIMDFDSSYISEKVNLWKNNLEETCKNSEVQNLKTVIILQPLLGTGNKILSEEEMHYHEHYDSKTMIKYYESYAENLNDLINSCNKTIDLRDVFDPYEQTVYYDAGHISDFGNKIVASEIYNHLSIFLKNEISK from the coding sequence GTGTCAGTACAGGTCGGATATAAGAAACAATTTTTTCTATATCTCTTATTATTTTTAATATTAATAGTTACAATTGAATCTGGAATTCGTATTTATGATCATTATTATCCATCATGTAGTTTTTTTGATAGCGATGTTTTTCTTGAAATGGATGATAATCTTAAACGAACAATTTGTCATGATAATAGTAAATTGAAATGGTCAATTATGCCTCTGCGTTTAGAACCTAATCAAAACTTTGAGACTCTAAATGTTAATTCTGATGGGTTTAGAGGACCAGAACTTCAAGAAAATTCTAAATATAGAATCTTTATTGTTGGTGGTTCCACAGTCTTTGGTGTAGGTGCAACATCAGATAATCATACTATTCCTGGTTATATTCAACAATTTTTTGATAAACAATTTCCAGATGAAGATATTGAAATAATTAACGCTGGTATTCCAAAAGCTTATTCTTCTACTGAAGCAGAATTTATAAAAAATTCATTGGTAAATTATAATCCAGACTTGATTGTAATTTATGATGGATGGAATGATCTCAATCACTCTTACAAACAATTTGAATCAATTGATAGTTCTCCAACTGATGAATTAATTAGAATGATAAATAGAAGTGATTACCTAACACCTAAAGTTCTTATTCAACAATATTTCAATTACCAAAGAACATCTACTGATATTATGGATTTTGATTCATCATATATATCAGAAAAGGTAAATTTATGGAAAAACAACTTAGAAGAAACCTGTAAAAATAGTGAAGTACAAAATTTGAAAACAGTAATTATCCTGCAACCATTACTTGGTACTGGAAATAAAATATTATCTGAAGAAGAAATGCATTATCATGAACACTATGATTCCAAAACTATGATAAAATATTATGAATCATATGCTGAAAATCTTAATGATCTGATAAATTCATGTAATAAAACAATTGATCTAAGAGATGTTTTTGATCCATATGAACAGACTGTCTATTATGATGCTGGCCATATTAGTGATTTTGGTAACAAAATTGTTGCATCAGAAATCTATAATCATTTATCCATATTTTTGAAAAATGAAATTTCTAAATAA
- a CDS encoding dTDP-glucose 4,6-dehydratase — protein sequence MSNTDFKGLNVLVTGADGFIPSFVCDRLVELGANVTALVRRNSSNVIKSIPHLKTHLKIRWGEISDLSLLVQETKDTDIIYHLGAQSHVQYSLHNPLETYVTNTVGTANVLEAARINDVRKIVHAGSAEVYGKPNKVPITEDNELVPRSPYAAGKVASDRLMFSYFCTYDMPVVMSRFFGIYGPRQSIEKAIPKFILKILNNEPPVVYGDGKQSRDYMYVTDAADAYAKLGVANDVDGQVINIGTGTELTIADLAQKILDLMNSDLKPIFSGKINPGEAGRLFTDPTNCMKKLDWSPKIGLEEGLKNTIDYFTENKELYKHLDVVV from the coding sequence TTGAGTAATACGGATTTTAAAGGATTGAATGTTCTTGTTACTGGTGCTGATGGGTTTATTCCAAGTTTTGTTTGTGATAGGCTAGTCGAATTAGGAGCCAATGTAACTGCATTAGTTAGAAGAAATTCTAGTAATGTAATAAAATCAATTCCTCATCTAAAGACACATCTAAAAATCAGATGGGGTGAAATTTCTGATTTATCACTACTGGTTCAAGAAACTAAAGATACCGATATAATTTATCATCTGGGTGCTCAAAGTCATGTTCAGTATTCCTTACATAATCCTCTGGAGACTTATGTGACAAATACAGTTGGAACAGCAAATGTTCTAGAAGCAGCACGAATTAATGATGTTAGAAAAATTGTTCATGCAGGTAGTGCAGAAGTTTATGGAAAGCCAAACAAAGTTCCCATAACAGAAGATAATGAATTAGTACCACGTAGTCCTTATGCTGCAGGAAAAGTTGCATCTGATCGTTTAATGTTCTCATATTTTTGTACATATGACATGCCAGTTGTAATGTCAAGATTCTTTGGAATATATGGTCCAAGACAAAGTATTGAGAAAGCAATTCCAAAATTTATATTAAAAATTCTTAATAATGAACCTCCAGTTGTTTATGGCGATGGTAAACAAAGTAGAGATTACATGTATGTTACTGATGCAGCTGATGCATATGCAAAACTTGGAGTAGCTAATGATGTGGATGGACAAGTTATCAATATTGGAACCGGTACGGAACTTACAATCGCAGATTTAGCCCAAAAAATTCTGGATTTAATGAATAGTGATCTTAAACCTATATTTTCCGGAAAAATTAATCCTGGTGAAGCAGGAAGACTTTTCACGGATCCTACTAATTGTATGAAAAAATTAGACTGGTCACCAAAAATTGGATTAGAAGAAGGATTAAAAAACACCATTGATTATTTTACAGAAAATAAAGAATTGTACAAACATCTCGATGTTGTAGTATAA
- a CDS encoding GHMP family kinase ATP-binding protein — protein MLIGRAPLRISFSGGGTDFEDYHNSHTGYSICTSINLYTYVIAKKRNDNLLQGFSPDFASHLSPSSYKKVKPLWGHEIPLACLKELKFKEGLDIFICTDVSAGSGLGSSSSLATNIVNVISTMKNKKWSKNKIAMLAYKISTSNLKWNIGKQDEFASAFGGINLYKYTKNKVTVTPVKLNKSTRNEIEKNSLLFFIGNRKPSYDILSEQLKNINKNKSETINALHKVKELTLEMYTALRKNDLNLFQDILKQSWIEKKKYASGITNPKIDAIIKKGFSLGAGAMKVTGAGGGGHLYMYAEKSKHKRIIRNMSKIGIQNIDFTFTKDGAKVVDVGDI, from the coding sequence GTGTTAATTGGTAGAGCACCATTAAGAATTAGTTTTTCTGGAGGTGGAACAGATTTTGAGGATTATCACAATTCTCATACAGGATATTCGATATGCACTTCAATTAACTTGTACACGTATGTTATTGCAAAAAAACGTAATGATAATTTACTGCAAGGATTCTCACCAGATTTTGCATCTCATCTTTCACCAAGTTCATACAAAAAAGTGAAACCATTATGGGGACATGAAATACCTCTAGCCTGTTTAAAAGAATTAAAATTTAAAGAAGGATTAGATATATTCATCTGCACTGATGTATCTGCAGGCTCTGGTCTTGGGTCTTCATCATCTTTGGCAACAAATATTGTTAATGTAATTAGTACAATGAAAAATAAAAAATGGTCTAAAAATAAAATTGCAATGTTGGCATATAAAATTAGTACCTCTAATTTAAAATGGAATATTGGAAAACAGGATGAGTTTGCATCTGCGTTTGGAGGAATAAATCTCTATAAATATACAAAAAATAAAGTCACAGTTACACCCGTAAAATTAAATAAATCAACAAGAAATGAAATTGAAAAAAACTCTTTACTATTTTTTATTGGAAATAGAAAACCATCTTACGATATACTTTCTGAACAATTGAAAAATATTAATAAAAATAAATCAGAAACAATTAATGCATTACATAAAGTCAAAGAATTAACCTTGGAAATGTATACTGCACTAAGAAAAAATGATCTTAATTTATTTCAAGATATACTGAAACAATCTTGGATTGAAAAGAAAAAATATGCATCTGGAATAACAAATCCTAAAATTGATGCAATCATAAAAAAAGGATTTTCATTAGGTGCTGGTGCAATGAAGGTTACTGGTGCTGGTGGTGGAGGACACCTGTACATGTATGCCGAAAAGTCTAAACATAAACGAATTATAAGAAATATGTCAAAAATTGGTATACAAAACATTGATTTTACATTTACAAAAGATGGAGCAAAAGTTGTTGATGTTGGTGACATTTGA
- a CDS encoding D-sedoheptulose-7-phosphate isomerase: MTDNDDIIKNLDEQINCISKIKSEQLDIIEKILEVLETARKTNQKIILFGNGGSASTSSHFASDLQKTSIVDNANRFRAICLTDNIPVLTAWANDTSYEDIFSSQLENFLDSDDVVLAISGSGNSPNVVKAVELANKMGAKTISLTGKDGGMLSKISKINLNIPNSDMLTIETMHLLICHLLTTLLRKKGNPAFSY; the protein is encoded by the coding sequence ATGACTGATAATGATGACATAATAAAAAATTTGGATGAGCAAATTAATTGCATATCAAAAATTAAATCTGAACAATTGGATATAATTGAAAAAATACTTGAAGTTTTAGAAACTGCAAGAAAAACTAATCAAAAAATAATACTTTTTGGTAATGGTGGAAGTGCTTCAACCTCTTCACATTTTGCATCTGATTTACAAAAAACAAGTATAGTTGATAATGCAAATAGATTTCGTGCAATATGCCTTACTGATAATATTCCTGTTCTTACTGCTTGGGCAAACGATACTTCCTATGAAGATATTTTTTCTAGTCAGTTAGAAAATTTCTTAGATAGTGATGATGTAGTTCTTGCTATCAGTGGTAGTGGTAATTCTCCAAATGTTGTCAAAGCCGTTGAATTAGCAAATAAAATGGGTGCAAAAACCATTTCATTAACAGGTAAAGATGGCGGAATGCTATCAAAAATATCAAAAATAAATCTAAATATTCCTAATTCAGATATGTTGACAATAGAAACAATGCATCTGTTAATATGTCATCTTCTTACTACATTACTTAGAAAAAAAGGCAATCCAGCTTTTTCGTACTAA
- a CDS encoding D-glycero-alpha-D-manno-heptose-1,7-bisphosphate 7-phosphatase, protein MSRAAIFLDRDGVINQKRDDYVKNISELEIFEYVPNAINLLKKNNFLIILITNQSIINRKIVTLDTLNAIHKKLQNFLNEHNTSIDAIYFCPHKPDENCDCRKPQPGLILKATKEFDINLEESWFIGDSQTDIEAANLANCNSFLVNDSHNLMYAAQEIIKLKNSSV, encoded by the coding sequence ATGTCAAGAGCTGCTATCTTCTTAGATAGAGATGGGGTAATTAACCAAAAAAGAGATGATTATGTAAAAAATATCTCTGAATTAGAGATATTTGAATATGTTCCAAATGCAATAAATCTTTTAAAAAAGAATAATTTTTTGATAATTTTGATCACAAATCAATCTATAATAAATCGAAAAATAGTCACACTTGATACACTAAATGCTATTCATAAAAAACTTCAAAATTTTTTAAATGAACATAATACTTCTATTGATGCAATTTATTTTTGTCCTCATAAACCTGATGAAAATTGTGATTGTAGAAAACCTCAACCAGGTTTGATCTTAAAAGCAACAAAAGAATTTGATATTAATTTAGAAGAAAGTTGGTTTATTGGTGATAGTCAAACCGATATTGAGGCTGCAAATTTGGCTAATTGTAATAGCTTTCTTGTAAATGATAGTCATAATCTAATGTATGCCGCACAAGAAATAATTAAATTAAAAAATTCAAGTGTTTAA